Proteins encoded together in one Procambarus clarkii isolate CNS0578487 chromosome 67, FALCON_Pclarkii_2.0, whole genome shotgun sequence window:
- the LOC123767601 gene encoding actin-related protein 2/3 complex subunit 3, whose protein sequence is MSTVIREEQLGGGSHQHRFIMPAYHCGLTHSGSTVGNMAMLPIRTKYRGPAPLMTGDGLDVVDEALQYFKANVFFRTYEVKGECDRTLIYVTLYITECLKKLAKCKDKNTGANEMYSLAVSKFPIPGEPAFPLNAVYARPKNDADLEMMQQYLQQLRQETGLRVCERVFNTPDGKPSKWWLCFTKKRFMDKSLLAPTS, encoded by the exons ATGTCAACAGTGATAAGGGAGGAGCAGCTGGGCGGCGGCTCTCACCAACATCGATTCATAATGCCG GCATACCATTGTGGCTTGACCCATTCTGGGTCAACTGTGGGAAATATGGCAATGCTCCCGATTAGAACCAAATATAGAGGCCCAGCTCCTCTCATGACTGGTGATGGCCTTGATGTGGTTGATGAGGCATTGCAATATTTTAAGGCTAATGTATTCTTCAGAACATATGAAGTTAAG GGTGAATGTGATCGTACACTGATCTATGTGACTCTATACATTACTGAGTGTTTGAAGAAACTTGCAAAATGTAAAGACAAGAATACTGGGGCTAATGAGATGTACTCCTTGGCAGTCTCAAAGTTCCCCATTCCGGGAGAGCCAGCATTTCCACTAAATGCTGTATATGCCCGTCCCAAGAATGATGCTGATTTAG AAATGATGCAGCAGTACCTCCAGCAACTGAGACAAGAAACAGGTTTGAGAGTGTGTGAGCGAGTGTTCAACACACCTGATGGCAAGCCTTCCAAATGGTGGCTCTGTTTCACTAAAAAGAGGTTTATGGACAAATCTCTGCTGGCACCAACTTCATAA
- the LOC123767603 gene encoding apidaecins type 14 isoform X2 produces the protein MAVKVLLLLLIGACVAIPNGQTDDSLVRHVRQTRPLPRPSRPQISPTPPPGHIPRPLIQTLPARITRNARAQLPPKSELTKPLPRPSRPQQRPQGDPTPPPGHIPRPLVQTLPARITRNARAQLPPKSELTKPLPRPSRPQQRPQVDPIPPPGHIPRPLVQTLPARITRSAEPQLPPKSELTKPAPRPPRPQGDPIPPSDLSIQTLPARLTRSAEPQLPPKSHLTKPLPRPSHRIRH, from the exons ATGGCGGTCAAAGTGTTACTTCTCCTTCTTATAG GGGCGTGTGTCGCTATACCTAATGGTCAAACCGACGACAGCCTAGTCCGCCATGTTCGCCAGACAAGGCCTCTGCCCCGGCCATCCAGGCCTCAAATCTCTCCCACCCCGCCCCCTGGCCACATACCACGCCCTCTCATCCAGACTCTCCCAGCTAGAATTACTCGAAACGCCAGGGCTCAACTGCCACCGAAGTCAGAACTGACCAAGCCTCTTCCTCGGCCTTCACGACCCCAGCAGCGTCCCCAGGGAGATCCCACCCCACCCCCTGGCCACATACCACGCCCTCTCGTCCAGACTCTCCCAGCTAGAATTACCCGGAACGCCAGAGCTCAGCTGCCCCCGAAGTCTGAACTGACGAAGCCTCTTCCTCGGCCTTCACGACCCCAACAACGTCCCCAGGTAGATCCCATCCCGCCCCCTGGTCACATACCACGCCCTCTCGTCCAGACTCTCCCAGCACGAATTACCCGGAGCGCCGAGCCTCAGCTGCCCCCGAAGTCTGAACTGACCAAGCCTGCTCCACGGCCTCCACGACCCCAGGGAGATCCAATCCCTCCCTCAGACCTCAGCATTCAGACTCTTCCTGCAAGACTTACCCGTAGCGCCGAGCCTCAGCTGCCCCCGAAGTCTCATCTGACCAAGCCTCTTCCTCGGCCTTCGCACA GAATCAGACACTAA
- the LOC123767603 gene encoding proline-rich protein HaeIII subfamily 1 isoform X1, translating into MAVKVLLLLLIGACVAIPNGQTDDSLVRHVRQTRPLPRPSRPQISPTPPPGHIPRPLIQTLPARITRNARAQLPPKSELTKPLPRPSRPQQRPQGDPTPPPGHIPRPLVQTLPARITRNARAQLPPKSELTKPLPRPSRPQQRPQVDPIPPPGHIPRPLVQTLPARITRSAEPQLPPKSELTKPAPRPPRPQGDPIPPSDLSIQTLPARLTRSAEPQLPPKSHLTKPLPRPSHSPLTPDELPSKSELTKPASRPETLPAILPGDLTKPAEISESPEDGGFAPLPTGPIVEPRPTPGELTKPANRSKSLDRDGFAPLPTGPIVEPRPSPGQLSKPARRPSRP; encoded by the exons ATGGCGGTCAAAGTGTTACTTCTCCTTCTTATAG GGGCGTGTGTCGCTATACCTAATGGTCAAACCGACGACAGCCTAGTCCGCCATGTTCGCCAGACAAGGCCTCTGCCCCGGCCATCCAGGCCTCAAATCTCTCCCACCCCGCCCCCTGGCCACATACCACGCCCTCTCATCCAGACTCTCCCAGCTAGAATTACTCGAAACGCCAGGGCTCAACTGCCACCGAAGTCAGAACTGACCAAGCCTCTTCCTCGGCCTTCACGACCCCAGCAGCGTCCCCAGGGAGATCCCACCCCACCCCCTGGCCACATACCACGCCCTCTCGTCCAGACTCTCCCAGCTAGAATTACCCGGAACGCCAGAGCTCAGCTGCCCCCGAAGTCTGAACTGACGAAGCCTCTTCCTCGGCCTTCACGACCCCAACAACGTCCCCAGGTAGATCCCATCCCGCCCCCTGGTCACATACCACGCCCTCTCGTCCAGACTCTCCCAGCACGAATTACCCGGAGCGCCGAGCCTCAGCTGCCCCCGAAGTCTGAACTGACCAAGCCTGCTCCACGGCCTCCACGACCCCAGGGAGATCCAATCCCTCCCTCAGACCTCAGCATTCAGACTCTTCCTGCAAGACTTACCCGTAGCGCCGAGCCTCAGCTGCCCCCGAAGTCTCATCTGACCAAGCCTCTTCCTCGGCCTTCGCACA GCCCACTGACACCAGATGAACTTCCTTCAAAGTCCGAACTAACAAAACCTGCTTCACGGCCCGAAACCCTCCCAGCTATTCTTCCTGGGGACCTGACTAAACCTGCTGAGATTTCCGAATCTCCTGAAGATGGCGGCTTTGCTCCTCTACCTACCGGACCTATTGTGGAACCCAGACCTACCCCAGGAGAATTGACAAAGCCCGCTAATCGTTCCAAAAGTCTTGATCGTGATGGCTTTGCTCCACTACCTACCGGACCCATTGTGGAACCCAGACCATCCCCAGGACAACTGTCTAAACCAGCTCGTCGCCCTTCAAGGCCTTAA